TGGGCCAGCGGTGATCAAAATCGACGTGTCTTGCAAAGGTTTAGGCTGGAAAAACTGCTCGCAAAGCTCCACCAGTTGCATCGGCTCCAGCATACGGCCTGGGCCTACATCGCCACAGGCTTGTTCGCCTGCCGCCGGGCCCCAAATGTGCATGCCACGGCGCAGCAGCGTTGCGATGTTCTCTTGCGTGGCGACGTTGCGATACATCTGTTGGTTCATGGCGGGAGAAACCGCCACTGGTGCGTCGGTGGCCAGCACCAGCGTGGTGAGTAGGTCGTTACCCATGCCAGCGGCTATGCGGGCGATCAAATCGGCGGTGGCGGGCGCAAGTAGCACCAGATCGGCCCATTTTGCCAGTTCGATATGGCCCATGGACGCTTCTGCCGCCGGGTCGAGTAAGCTGTCAGAGACCGGGCGACCAGAGACGGCTTGCATGGTGAGCGGCGTGATAAACTCTTTGGCCGCTTTGGTCATTACCACCTGTACTTCAGCGCCGCGCTCTTTGAGACGACGTGTTAAATCCGCGCATTTATAGGCGGCAATTCCACCACTGATGCCCAGTAGTATTTTTTTTCCTGCCAATGTTTGCATCTTGTTGTTCTCCAAAAATTCTGCCGCCGATAGTAACACAACTTGCCGCGGCTCGTTACTGGATGAGCGGAGTTTGCGCCGAGGGTGCGCGTGGGCAATCACAGAAGTGAAGCTAAATCAAAAGGCCCATCAATAATGAGGATGGATTATGCAAATTCATGCTCAGCTCACAGACAAGGCATTTTTTCTCTGCAAGATATGGCGAAAATAAAAACCATAACAATCATTGGGATACTTATGTCGCTAGCTATGAAAAGCCGCAATAAACTGCTATTGCTTACCTTAATACCTTTGGTACTTATCTCGGCCATGATCACCGCCGTCTTCTATATCAACAGCCAACAAAGCCTCGAACTTGAGCTGAAAAACTACCGAAACGAGCTGATTGAGACGCGAAAAAGCGAGTTAAAAGCCTATTTGATGATGGGGATGACGGCCATCAAACCGCTGTATGACGGTGATGTGGATGGCAGCCATCAACAGCAGGCAAAGCAGATCCTCAAAGCGATGCGCTTTGACAGAGATGGCTACTTCTTTGCTTACGACTCCAAAGGGGTTAATACCTTACATGCGATCAAACCGGAGCTGGAGGGGAAAAATCTCTACGGCATGAAAGATCAAAATGGCGTGGCGGTGATTGCTGGCCTGATTGACGCCGCAAAAAAGGGCGATGGCTTTCTCTATTTCTCTTGGCACAAACCGACCATTAACGCTCAAGCGCCCAAGCTCGGTTATGCGGAATATCTGCCGAAATGGGATTGGGTGCTGGGCACCGGGATCTACATCGATGATATTGACCGCCAAGTGAATCAATACCGCGAGCAGAGCATTGCCAAGCTCAAGGCGCATACGCTGTCGGCGGTCGGTTTCTCTCTGATTGGCTTATTGCTCGCCTGTGTGGCGATCAGCGTGTTGGTGACACGTGGCATTCAACCTTTGCTGCACATTAGCCAATCCTTAAAAGCGGTAGCCGCTGGTGGCGGCGATCTCACCGCGCGTTTGCAAGTTGAGAGCCAAGATGAAGTGGGCGAAGTGGCGCACGCGTTTAATCAGTTTATGGACAAACTGCATCCGATGATGGTCGAGATCCGTGCCAGCGCTCAAGTGGTGCAGGAAGCCGCCAGTGGTTTGGATGAACACACGGCGATGGCGAGTTCACAGATGCAAAGTCACTGCAGCGAAACCGACAAGGTGGTGACCGCGGTGACTGAAATGAGCGCCACCGCAAAAGAAGTGGCGAGCAACACCCATGCCACAGCGCAGGCGATTGATTCAGCCAACGTGCAAATATCTGAGGCGCAGCTGGAAGTTAACCACGCCATTGAGGGGATTGGCAAATTGGTGGATGAGGTGAACACCACCTCGGAGGCCATTTCTCAATTGAGCCAACAGACCGAGCAGATCACCAAAGTGTTGCAAGTGATTGGCGAGATTGCCGAGCAGACCAACCTGCTGGCGCTGAACGCGGCGATTGAAGCGGCGCGCGCTGGAGAGCAAGGGCGTGGCTTTGCTGTGGTGGCTGATGAGGTCCGCTCGCTGGCCAGTCGCACGCAAAACAGCACGCTGGAAATTGGCGACATGCTGAAACAGCTGCAAAGTGGCGTGGCCCGTGCGGTAAGCACCATGTCGGTCAGCCAAGAACGAGGTGAGCAGACGGCGCTTGAATCGGTGCAAATCAAAAATTCGCTGGCGGGCATCCAAACTGCGGTGGGGACGATCCGCGATATGGGTATCCAAACCGCCTCAGCGGCCGAGCAGCAAAGCGCGGTTGCAGAAGAGATCAATCAAAATCTGGTGGCGATTGCGCAAATCGTCAACGATCTCAATCGCAACTTGCAAGAGTCGGAGACGATCAGTACCCAGCTCAGTACCTCCGGGCGCGAGATGCATGCTCTGGTCGGGCACTTTAAGCTCTGATAAACCGCTCAGTTACATAAAGTTCTTGAGCGGA
This Vibrio navarrensis DNA region includes the following protein-coding sequences:
- a CDS encoding methyl-accepting chemotaxis protein; this encodes MKSRNKLLLLTLIPLVLISAMITAVFYINSQQSLELELKNYRNELIETRKSELKAYLMMGMTAIKPLYDGDVDGSHQQQAKQILKAMRFDRDGYFFAYDSKGVNTLHAIKPELEGKNLYGMKDQNGVAVIAGLIDAAKKGDGFLYFSWHKPTINAQAPKLGYAEYLPKWDWVLGTGIYIDDIDRQVNQYREQSIAKLKAHTLSAVGFSLIGLLLACVAISVLVTRGIQPLLHISQSLKAVAAGGGDLTARLQVESQDEVGEVAHAFNQFMDKLHPMMVEIRASAQVVQEAASGLDEHTAMASSQMQSHCSETDKVVTAVTEMSATAKEVASNTHATAQAIDSANVQISEAQLEVNHAIEGIGKLVDEVNTTSEAISQLSQQTEQITKVLQVIGEIAEQTNLLALNAAIEAARAGEQGRGFAVVADEVRSLASRTQNSTLEIGDMLKQLQSGVARAVSTMSVSQERGEQTALESVQIKNSLAGIQTAVGTIRDMGIQTASAAEQQSAVAEEINQNLVAIAQIVNDLNRNLQESETISTQLSTSGREMHALVGHFKL